The uncultured Desulfobulbus sp. genome window below encodes:
- a CDS encoding DUF3307 domain-containing protein: MIQCDTQLLALLCGHFCGDFILQSERLVTLKQTRPLWMCAHAATVALVTWLLLGNLGAWWLMAIIAATHLLIDTCKIRLGSPQSYATALPLDCTNEGGKIHSSSSSCGRSLFWFFLDQALHLAVLFLLWFGLQGDPGALFAHNAWNILWGTAYNQALILTTGLALGVFAVGVVLKLQMDEFALSLIHLSPQGLPKGGKTIGILERLLVFLFVLVEKPEGIGFIVAAKSVFRISDLTNRTERDQAEYIMIGTLRSFTYALVLAFTTQWFLRHMGG, translated from the coding sequence ATGATACAGTGTGACACTCAACTTCTTGCACTTCTTTGCGGTCACTTTTGTGGTGACTTTATCCTTCAATCAGAACGACTGGTCACCCTGAAACAAACACGTCCTCTGTGGATGTGTGCCCATGCAGCAACCGTTGCCTTAGTCACCTGGCTGTTACTTGGGAATCTGGGGGCCTGGTGGCTCATGGCCATCATTGCGGCAACGCATCTGCTCATCGATACCTGCAAAATTCGACTCGGCTCCCCCCAAAGCTACGCAACTGCACTTCCTTTAGATTGCACCAACGAGGGGGGCAAGATACATTCTTCTTCCTCATCCTGTGGACGTTCACTGTTCTGGTTCTTTCTCGATCAGGCTCTCCACCTCGCAGTGCTCTTTTTGCTCTGGTTTGGGCTTCAAGGAGACCCTGGTGCTCTTTTTGCTCATAACGCCTGGAACATTCTTTGGGGAACTGCCTATAACCAAGCACTTATTCTGACGACTGGACTTGCATTAGGTGTGTTTGCCGTGGGAGTGGTACTGAAACTGCAGATGGATGAATTTGCATTGTCCCTAATTCATCTTTCCCCCCAGGGACTTCCCAAAGGGGGAAAGACTATCGGCATCCTGGAACGTTTATTGGTTTTTCTATTTGTTTTAGTGGAAAAACCTGAAGGTATCGGTTTCATTGTTGCGGCAAAATCTGTTTTCCGGATTAGCGATCTCACCAATAGAACAGAAAGAGACCAGGCCGAATACATCATGATCGGAACGCTGCGCAGTTTCACCTACGCCTTGGTCCTTGCCTTTACCACCCAGTGGTTTCTGCGACACATGGGGGGATAA
- a CDS encoding circularly permuted type 2 ATP-grasp protein — protein METFAQYDPGDFFDELIEADGTPRPGAQLLVDKINSLPPGDLNMRQQAAEALLLKMGITFNVYGREEGTEKIFPFDIIPRIVPADDWQHIEDGLKQRIFALNEFLQDIYNGKKILKDKIVPEDLVLSSKTYRKECEGFTPPKKIWCHVTGTDLVRGGDGKFYVLEDNLRCPSGVSYVLENRQVLKRTFPQVFEASKVRPVDNYPSKLLDLLEYLAPAHIKKPTIGVLTPGIYNSAYFEHSFLSQQMGVELVEGQDLVVSDGYVHMLTTKGLKRVDVLYRRLDDDFIDPEVFRPDSLLGVKGLMGVYKAGRLAMANAPGTGIADDKVIYAYVPKIIKYYTGEDPILANVPTYICRDDKERAYVLDHLDELVVKAANESGGYGMLVGPHSTKAEQDAFAEKIKAEPRNYMAQPTISLSRVPTLVEGGIEGRHVDLRPYVLFGEDIYVQPGGLTRVALTKGSLVVNSSQGGGSKDTWVL, from the coding sequence ATGGAGACTTTTGCACAGTATGATCCAGGGGATTTTTTTGACGAACTGATAGAGGCCGACGGTACCCCACGTCCGGGTGCACAGCTTTTGGTCGATAAGATCAATTCATTGCCGCCAGGTGATCTGAACATGCGTCAGCAGGCGGCCGAGGCCCTGCTTCTCAAGATGGGCATCACCTTCAATGTGTATGGTCGGGAGGAGGGGACAGAAAAAATTTTCCCCTTTGATATCATTCCGCGTATTGTTCCCGCCGATGACTGGCAGCACATTGAAGATGGTTTGAAACAGCGGATTTTTGCCCTCAATGAGTTCCTGCAGGATATTTATAACGGGAAGAAAATTCTCAAAGACAAAATTGTGCCCGAGGATCTTGTTCTCTCTTCCAAAACCTATCGCAAGGAATGCGAGGGCTTTACCCCGCCCAAAAAGATCTGGTGTCATGTCACCGGTACGGATTTGGTCAGGGGGGGCGATGGAAAGTTCTATGTGTTGGAGGATAACCTGCGTTGCCCCTCGGGGGTATCGTACGTCCTTGAAAACAGGCAGGTGCTCAAGCGGACTTTTCCCCAGGTTTTTGAGGCCTCCAAGGTGCGGCCGGTGGATAATTACCCCAGCAAACTCTTGGATCTGCTTGAATATCTTGCCCCGGCACATATTAAAAAACCCACCATTGGCGTCTTGACTCCGGGGATTTACAACTCCGCCTACTTTGAGCACTCCTTTCTCTCCCAGCAGATGGGGGTTGAGCTGGTTGAAGGCCAGGACCTGGTGGTCTCTGATGGATACGTGCATATGCTCACCACCAAGGGGCTGAAGCGGGTGGATGTGCTCTATCGGCGCCTGGATGATGATTTTATTGATCCTGAGGTCTTTCGCCCGGATTCACTCTTGGGCGTGAAAGGGTTGATGGGGGTCTATAAGGCTGGCCGCCTCGCCATGGCCAATGCGCCGGGGACCGGCATTGCCGATGATAAGGTTATTTATGCTTATGTGCCTAAAATTATAAAATATTATACGGGTGAAGATCCCATTTTAGCCAACGTGCCCACCTATATCTGCCGTGATGATAAAGAGCGAGCCTATGTGCTGGATCATCTTGACGAGTTGGTGGTGAAGGCCGCCAATGAATCCGGCGGTTATGGTATGCTGGTCGGCCCCCATTCCACCAAGGCTGAGCAGGACGCCTTTGCCGAGAAAATTAAAGCCGAACCCCGTAATTACATGGCACAGCCCACGATTTCGCTCTCCCGAGTCCCCACCCTGGTTGAAGGTGGTATTGAGGGGCGCCACGTTGATCTGCGTCCCTACGTACTCTTTGGCGAGGATATCTACGTACAGCCCGGTGGGTTGACCCGTGTGGCCCTGACCAAAGGCTCCCTGGTTGTGAACTCTTCACAGGGCGGCGGATCTAAAGATACCTGGGTGCTGTAA
- a CDS encoding alpha-E domain-containing protein — MLSRVANSIYWMCRYIERAENVARFISVNLNLLLDMPDEMGRQWEPLVMITGDQEFFDDKYDTFSKESVINFLTFDRLYLNSIVSCLGMARENARSIREIISSEMWEHINTFYLELKAESAVKMALEDPHRFYKIIQMRSHLFTGLLDSTMSHGEAWNFARMGMMLERADKTSRILDVKYFMLLPQLELVNTPVDNIQWTAVLKSASAFEMFRKEHHLITPQVVASFLIFDKNFPRSIRHCVNKALISLQRIMNGSYDEKSGRYTAEKQLGRLASDLEYNDIHDVMDEGMHEYLDRLQTRINEIDGSVGTTFFNTKHLFETTSQEQ, encoded by the coding sequence ATGCTGAGTCGTGTAGCCAATTCTATTTACTGGATGTGTCGATATATTGAGCGGGCCGAAAACGTCGCCCGTTTTATCAGTGTTAACTTAAATCTCCTGCTGGATATGCCCGATGAGATGGGGCGGCAGTGGGAGCCTCTGGTCATGATTACCGGAGACCAGGAATTTTTTGATGACAAGTATGATACCTTCTCCAAAGAGTCGGTGATCAACTTTCTCACCTTTGATCGCCTCTATCTCAACTCCATTGTCAGCTGCCTGGGGATGGCCCGGGAAAATGCGCGCTCCATTCGGGAAATTATCAGCTCGGAGATGTGGGAGCACATCAACACCTTCTATCTTGAACTCAAGGCTGAGAGCGCGGTGAAGATGGCCCTTGAAGATCCGCATCGGTTTTACAAGATTATTCAGATGCGCAGCCACCTGTTCACCGGTTTGCTGGATTCCACCATGAGTCATGGCGAGGCCTGGAATTTTGCTCGCATGGGGATGATGCTTGAGCGGGCGGATAAAACCTCTCGTATTCTCGACGTAAAATATTTTATGTTGCTTCCCCAGCTGGAACTGGTCAATACCCCGGTGGACAACATTCAATGGACGGCAGTGCTCAAATCCGCCAGTGCCTTTGAGATGTTTCGTAAGGAACACCACCTGATCACGCCTCAGGTGGTGGCGAGCTTTCTTATTTTTGATAAGAACTTCCCCCGTTCTATTCGCCATTGTGTCAACAAGGCGCTTATCAGTCTCCAGCGAATCATGAACGGCTCGTACGATGAGAAAAGCGGCCGTTATACCGCCGAAAAACAGCTTGGTCGCCTGGCCTCTGATCTTGAATACAACGACATTCATGATGTCATGGATGAGGGGATGCATGAGTACCTGGATCGACTGCAGACCCGCATCAACGAGATAGATGGCTCAGTGGGCACAACTTTTTTTAACACCAAGCATTTGTTTGAAACAACCAGTCAGGAGCAGTAA
- a CDS encoding transglutaminase family protein, which yields MGIHVALSHITTYRYDRPVNLAPQVVRLRPAPHSRTPILSYSMTVTPKDHFINWQQDPFSNYLARLVFPEKTTEFEVVIDLVADMIVINPFDFFLEPEADSFPFSYDSDLKEDLTPYLVKAEKSKQLAAFMATIDKTPKQTVDFLVELNMRLSQEISYLIRMEPNVQSCEQTLSLKSGSCRDSAWLLVNILRHLGLAARFVSGYLIQLAPDVKSLDGPSGPEADFTDLHAWAEVYIPGAGWVGMDPTSGLFAGEGHIPLACSPEPQSAAPITGALDPCEVEFGHEMSVRRVREEPRSTRPYPEEVWERIVAVGDTVDEALTAQDVRLTMGGEPTFIGIDNMDADEWNTEALGEEKLHLSQNLMQSLKEQWSPGGFLHCGQGKWYPGESLPRWALTCYWRKDGVALWQDPKWLADPSKDYGLGVAEAKEFIESLADRLEVGTRYIRETFEDIHYYLYKEQRLPINVDPKDSKLNDAEERTRMAQAFERGIGAVVGYVLPLQHGSWITGPWPVRGDNLYLLPGDSPIGLRLPLDSLPWVSPEDVPAEFSPDPLAEYEPLPDYQGQRSLGGSQGRQEKKKLKPQPKPYEVPKAVKGESAAWVVRTALCVQPRDGRLCVFMPPILKLEGYLELVAALEATAEETGYPIIIEGYTPPYDPRIESLKITPDPGVIEVNIQPMHSWREMVDCTTTLYETARQCRLATEKFLVDGRQTGTGGGNHIVVGGSTPADSPFLRRPDLLRSLLTFWNNHPALSFLFSGLFIGPTSQQPRIDEARHDSLYELEVAFKELDRQLDSSWGCPPWLVDRLFRHLLVDVSGNTHRAEFCIDKLYSPDSSTGRLGLLEFRAFEMPPHARMSLAQQLLLRTCIAWFWKTPYRQPLVHWGTRLHDRFMLPEPVHDDLADVVDILADAGFDLAMDFFHPHFEFRFPILGRIQTLGMEIELRQALEPWHVLGEEPGGGGTTRFVDSSLERIQIKVSGMTDERYVIACNGRRVPLLPTRTTGVFVGGVRFRAWQPPSCLHPTIGIHAPLTVDLIDTWNGRAVSGCTYHVGHPGGRNHEVLPVNSYEAEGRRHARFAPHGHTPGGVVTIPAPEPNPSFPYTLDMRR from the coding sequence GTGGGAATTCATGTTGCTTTAAGTCATATCACCACCTACCGTTACGATCGCCCTGTCAACCTTGCTCCGCAGGTGGTGCGTCTGCGGCCGGCTCCCCATAGCCGGACCCCGATTCTCAGCTACTCGATGACGGTGACCCCCAAGGACCACTTTATCAACTGGCAGCAGGATCCTTTTAGTAACTATTTGGCTCGGCTTGTTTTTCCTGAAAAGACCACCGAATTTGAGGTGGTGATTGATCTGGTGGCGGATATGATCGTCATCAACCCCTTTGATTTTTTTCTTGAGCCGGAGGCAGACTCTTTTCCCTTCAGTTATGATTCGGATCTGAAGGAAGACCTGACACCGTACCTGGTCAAGGCGGAGAAAAGTAAACAGCTTGCCGCCTTTATGGCGACCATCGATAAAACACCCAAACAGACGGTCGACTTCCTGGTTGAGCTGAACATGCGGCTGAGCCAGGAAATCAGCTACCTGATCCGCATGGAACCCAACGTCCAGAGCTGCGAGCAGACCCTGAGCCTGAAATCCGGCTCCTGCCGTGATTCTGCCTGGTTACTGGTCAATATTCTCCGCCATCTTGGCCTGGCGGCCCGTTTTGTCTCGGGCTACCTGATTCAGTTGGCTCCTGATGTCAAATCGCTCGATGGCCCTTCTGGTCCAGAGGCGGATTTCACCGACCTCCACGCCTGGGCTGAGGTTTATATTCCCGGTGCAGGCTGGGTGGGCATGGATCCCACCTCCGGGCTCTTTGCCGGAGAGGGGCATATACCGCTTGCCTGTTCACCCGAGCCCCAGAGCGCGGCCCCCATTACCGGTGCCCTTGATCCCTGCGAGGTTGAGTTTGGCCATGAAATGAGCGTGCGCCGGGTACGCGAAGAACCGCGTTCCACCCGTCCCTATCCCGAGGAGGTCTGGGAGCGGATTGTCGCCGTGGGGGATACGGTGGATGAGGCCCTTACAGCACAGGATGTGCGGCTGACCATGGGCGGCGAGCCGACCTTTATTGGCATCGATAATATGGATGCCGATGAGTGGAATACCGAGGCCCTTGGCGAAGAAAAACTGCATCTGTCTCAGAACCTGATGCAGAGCCTGAAAGAGCAGTGGTCGCCGGGCGGTTTTCTCCACTGCGGGCAAGGAAAATGGTATCCCGGTGAATCATTGCCCCGCTGGGCCCTGACCTGCTACTGGCGGAAAGACGGTGTTGCCCTCTGGCAGGATCCAAAATGGCTCGCTGACCCTTCCAAGGATTATGGCTTGGGCGTTGCCGAGGCCAAGGAGTTCATCGAGTCGCTTGCAGATCGTCTGGAGGTCGGCACCCGCTATATTCGTGAGACCTTTGAGGATATTCACTATTACCTCTATAAAGAACAGCGGCTGCCCATCAATGTGGATCCCAAGGACTCTAAACTCAACGATGCTGAAGAGCGCACCCGCATGGCCCAGGCCTTTGAACGGGGGATAGGCGCGGTGGTTGGCTATGTCTTGCCCCTGCAGCATGGTTCCTGGATTACCGGTCCCTGGCCGGTGCGTGGTGACAATCTCTATCTTTTGCCCGGTGATTCGCCCATCGGTTTGCGTCTGCCGTTGGATTCGCTTCCCTGGGTCAGTCCTGAGGACGTGCCAGCGGAGTTTTCGCCGGATCCCCTGGCGGAGTATGAGCCTTTGCCCGATTATCAGGGGCAGCGTTCTCTGGGCGGGAGCCAGGGGAGGCAAGAAAAGAAAAAACTCAAGCCTCAGCCCAAACCCTATGAGGTACCCAAAGCGGTCAAAGGAGAATCCGCTGCCTGGGTGGTGCGTACCGCGCTCTGTGTTCAGCCGCGTGACGGTCGACTCTGTGTCTTTATGCCGCCGATTTTAAAGCTTGAAGGCTATCTCGAGTTGGTTGCGGCCTTGGAGGCCACTGCCGAGGAAACCGGTTATCCCATCATCATTGAGGGGTACACGCCTCCCTACGATCCACGTATCGAGAGTCTTAAAATCACGCCGGACCCTGGTGTCATCGAGGTCAATATCCAGCCCATGCACAGCTGGCGGGAAATGGTGGATTGCACCACAACTCTCTATGAGACAGCGCGGCAGTGTCGCCTGGCCACGGAAAAATTTCTGGTGGATGGACGCCAGACCGGTACCGGTGGCGGCAATCACATTGTTGTCGGTGGCTCAACCCCGGCTGACAGTCCTTTTCTGCGGCGTCCCGACTTGTTGCGCAGCCTGCTCACCTTCTGGAATAATCATCCTGCGCTCTCCTTTCTCTTTTCCGGTCTCTTTATCGGGCCCACCAGCCAGCAACCGCGCATTGACGAGGCTCGCCATGACAGTCTCTATGAGCTGGAGGTTGCCTTTAAAGAACTGGATCGGCAACTCGATTCATCCTGGGGCTGCCCCCCCTGGCTGGTGGATCGGCTTTTCCGCCATCTCCTGGTTGATGTCAGTGGCAACACCCACCGGGCGGAATTCTGCATTGATAAACTCTACTCGCCTGACTCCAGTACCGGCCGGTTGGGGCTGTTGGAGTTCCGCGCCTTTGAGATGCCGCCCCATGCCCGCATGAGCCTTGCCCAGCAGTTATTGTTGCGTACCTGCATCGCCTGGTTCTGGAAGACACCCTACCGCCAGCCGCTGGTCCACTGGGGGACCCGTTTGCACGATCGCTTCATGCTGCCTGAGCCGGTGCACGATGATCTGGCCGATGTGGTGGATATTCTAGCTGATGCCGGCTTTGACCTTGCGATGGACTTTTTCCATCCCCATTTTGAGTTCCGCTTTCCCATTCTGGGCCGGATTCAGACTCTGGGCATGGAGATCGAGTTGCGTCAGGCGCTTGAGCCCTGGCACGTACTGGGCGAGGAACCGGGCGGAGGAGGAACGACCCGCTTTGTCGACAGTTCACTAGAGCGGATTCAGATTAAAGTCTCAGGTATGACGGATGAGCGGTATGTCATTGCCTGTAACGGCAGAAGGGTACCGCTGCTGCCCACCCGGACCACTGGCGTGTTTGTTGGTGGCGTCCGTTTTCGTGCCTGGCAGCCGCCTTCCTGTCTCCATCCGACCATTGGCATCCATGCACCTCTGACCGTTGACCTGATAGACACCTGGAACGGGCGTGCCGTTTCCGGTTGTACCTATCATGTCGGGCATCCCGGCGGAAGGAACCATGAGGTTCTGCCGGTAAACAGCTATGAGGCTGAAGGGCGCCGCCATGCCCGGTTTGCACCCCATGGCCATACCCCCGGTGGCGTGGTCACCATTCCTGCTCCTGAGCCCAATCCGTCCTTTCCCTACACTCTGGATATGCGACGCTAA
- a CDS encoding circularly permuted type 2 ATP-grasp protein: protein MNTSEFVPPSSYLPGTSSLVSYDFCSQSAHYCEAFAPNGQPRPHWQAVIEALNTTPLDALIHRQERGERMRHEDGATYNPFDAPDGRGTPWALEMIPLPLTSTDWQVLEQGLLQRARLMERILADVYGPQDLLSSGQLPAELIYANPQFIRACNGIRPSKDRYLSLYAVDCYRDPLGRFRVLRDFASCPMGLGYTLENRIIISRLFAELYHHSPICRLAPFFRKLHNGLVQRCLMGREDPNIVLLSPGPDSPIYFEQAFLSRYLGYPLVEGQDLTVRNGRLFLKKLAGLEPVDSILRQIADLQSDPFTLGRDTGVGVAGLIQVAREQNIDITNPIGAGFIETPALQVFLQGLCPALLGEELLLQGPETHWCGESSSREEVKNRLEEFSLWPALSATGRLPADAEVAMETSPFAVMARGPIQPSMVPVWSRERVEMRPVVLRLFLCATDEGFMMMPGGMAMTGIDQPTLLHGVPEQLQSKDIWVLSDKPVEPFSLLSGLNHVEEFRRFSDLPSRVADHMLWLGRYLERAEGLIRLLRAIYRRLASETRPEDIPELEFLLNLLRSNNTLPPLKEGQSLSQQELAMQLVEVFYREDRPESVIAILKRVQEAARNVRDRLNRDSWRVINQLEEFGDNPTSDPLDLLENTLFTLSAFSGLAMEGMTRSLGWRFMDMGRRIERALHQIDLIRFGLPQVCTVSHNALESLLEVSDSIMTYRARYRTAFQLAPVLDLLLLDESNPKSLAFQLAQLALHVEELPRSSERRYASNEERMTLEMLTNIRLLDLTELTCRFGSAENEEPLHQFLETMESNLFGFVQQISAHYLTRVTSTPYFPLGLGEPMP from the coding sequence ATGAATACTTCCGAGTTTGTTCCACCCAGTTCGTATCTCCCGGGAACCTCATCGCTTGTGAGCTATGACTTCTGTTCCCAATCGGCCCACTACTGTGAGGCCTTTGCGCCCAACGGTCAGCCACGTCCTCATTGGCAGGCCGTTATCGAGGCCCTGAACACAACACCGCTCGATGCCCTTATTCACCGCCAGGAGCGTGGTGAGCGCATGCGCCATGAGGATGGTGCGACCTACAATCCCTTTGATGCCCCTGATGGCAGGGGGACGCCCTGGGCGCTGGAAATGATCCCTTTGCCCCTGACCAGTACGGACTGGCAGGTGCTTGAACAGGGGCTGCTGCAACGGGCACGACTGATGGAACGAATTCTGGCCGATGTCTATGGCCCGCAGGATCTGCTCAGTTCCGGCCAGTTACCCGCCGAGTTGATCTACGCCAACCCTCAGTTTATCCGAGCCTGTAATGGAATTCGTCCTTCAAAAGATCGCTACCTCAGCCTCTACGCGGTGGACTGTTACCGAGATCCTCTGGGGCGGTTTCGAGTACTGCGGGATTTTGCCAGCTGCCCCATGGGGCTTGGCTATACCCTGGAAAACCGAATCATCATCTCGCGTCTGTTTGCCGAACTCTATCATCACAGCCCTATCTGTCGTCTAGCGCCATTTTTTCGTAAGTTACATAATGGACTGGTGCAACGCTGCCTCATGGGGCGTGAAGATCCCAATATTGTTCTGCTCTCTCCCGGTCCGGATAGCCCGATATACTTTGAGCAGGCTTTTCTCTCGCGGTATCTGGGCTATCCTTTGGTGGAAGGCCAGGATCTCACGGTTCGTAACGGGCGGCTTTTCTTGAAAAAGCTGGCAGGGCTCGAGCCGGTTGATTCCATCCTTCGCCAGATTGCCGATCTCCAATCCGATCCCTTTACCCTGGGCCGGGATACCGGTGTCGGCGTGGCCGGATTGATTCAGGTTGCCCGTGAGCAGAATATAGATATCACCAATCCTATCGGTGCTGGCTTCATCGAGACGCCTGCCCTCCAGGTTTTTCTCCAGGGGCTCTGTCCTGCACTTTTAGGTGAGGAGTTGTTGCTCCAGGGCCCGGAAACCCACTGGTGTGGGGAGAGTTCTAGTCGTGAAGAGGTCAAAAATCGATTGGAAGAATTTTCTCTCTGGCCCGCGCTCAGCGCCACTGGCAGATTGCCTGCAGATGCAGAGGTTGCCATGGAGACCAGCCCCTTTGCGGTGATGGCTCGTGGCCCCATCCAACCGTCCATGGTGCCGGTCTGGAGTCGAGAAAGGGTCGAAATGCGGCCCGTCGTGCTGCGCTTGTTTCTCTGTGCAACCGATGAAGGCTTTATGATGATGCCCGGTGGAATGGCCATGACGGGCATTGATCAGCCGACCCTGTTGCATGGGGTGCCGGAGCAGCTGCAAAGTAAGGATATCTGGGTGCTCTCGGATAAGCCGGTCGAACCTTTCAGTTTGCTCAGTGGCTTGAATCATGTGGAGGAGTTTCGCCGCTTTAGCGATCTGCCTAGCCGAGTGGCTGATCATATGCTTTGGCTGGGACGCTACCTGGAACGTGCAGAGGGGTTGATTCGACTCTTGCGGGCGATTTATCGCCGTCTTGCCAGTGAAACACGGCCGGAGGATATTCCTGAGCTCGAATTTCTTCTGAATCTTCTTCGCTCCAACAATACCCTGCCCCCTCTGAAAGAAGGGCAGTCCCTGAGTCAGCAGGAGCTGGCGATGCAACTGGTGGAGGTCTTTTACCGTGAGGATCGCCCTGAAAGCGTGATCGCGATCCTGAAACGGGTCCAGGAGGCGGCCCGTAATGTCCGCGATCGTCTCAACCGCGACTCTTGGAGAGTGATCAACCAGTTGGAAGAGTTTGGAGATAATCCCACCAGTGATCCTCTGGATCTTTTAGAGAATACACTCTTTACCTTGAGCGCCTTCAGCGGCTTAGCCATGGAAGGGATGACCCGCTCCCTGGGCTGGCGTTTCATGGATATGGGGCGACGTATTGAACGGGCCTTGCATCAAATCGACCTGATTCGATTTGGCCTGCCCCAGGTCTGTACAGTCTCACACAATGCCCTGGAGTCGCTTCTGGAGGTATCAGATTCGATCATGACCTACCGGGCCCGTTATCGGACTGCCTTTCAACTTGCTCCGGTGCTTGATTTGCTGCTGTTAGACGAGAGTAACCCCAAATCACTCGCCTTTCAGCTTGCGCAGTTGGCCCTCCATGTGGAGGAGTTGCCCCGTTCCAGTGAACGGCGCTATGCCAGTAACGAGGAGCGGATGACCCTGGAGATGCTGACCAATATTCGTTTGCTCGATCTGACCGAGCTGACCTGTCGGTTTGGGAGTGCGGAAAACGAAGAGCCCCTGCACCAGTTCCTTGAAACCATGGAGTCCAATCTCTTTGGTTTTGTGCAGCAGATCAGTGCCCATTATCTGACCAGGGTCACCTCTACCCCCTATTTTCCCCTTGGCCTGGGAGAGCCCATGCCATGA
- a CDS encoding transglutaminase family protein, producing the protein MKYRVKHTTTYTYSEAASLSQNELCLAPRGTARQQVISSQVSFQPQPQYVHRRIDYFGNIAHVIMIEQPHSALSITAVSIVRTGRALRIEPESTLPWEEVVLRLLYHPLIDDLHAYQYTFLSPMILINQEIEAYARVSFPPGMPVLEGGMDLMRRIFTEFAYDPSASTVDTPVDQVLANKGGVCQDFAHLAIACFRSLGLAARYVSGYLETLPPPGKPKMVGADASHAWLSLYVPDEGWVDLDPTNNLIPGEMHITVAWGRDYSDVAPVKGVVTGGGLHTLDVEVDVARME; encoded by the coding sequence ATGAAATATCGGGTGAAACATACCACAACCTATACCTACTCTGAGGCCGCCTCACTCTCGCAAAACGAACTCTGCCTGGCGCCCCGGGGGACAGCCCGGCAACAGGTGATTTCCTCGCAGGTCAGTTTTCAGCCCCAGCCCCAGTATGTGCACCGGCGTATTGATTATTTTGGCAATATCGCCCATGTGATCATGATTGAGCAACCGCACTCAGCGCTTTCGATAACCGCAGTCAGTATTGTGCGTACGGGGCGGGCTCTACGTATTGAACCGGAGAGTACCCTGCCCTGGGAAGAGGTGGTCTTGCGCTTGCTCTATCATCCGCTCATCGATGACCTGCACGCCTATCAGTATACGTTTCTCAGCCCCATGATCCTCATCAATCAGGAGATAGAGGCCTATGCCCGGGTTTCCTTCCCCCCCGGAATGCCGGTACTTGAAGGCGGAATGGATTTGATGCGTCGGATATTTACCGAGTTTGCCTACGACCCCTCAGCTTCAACGGTGGATACCCCGGTGGATCAGGTCCTGGCCAACAAAGGTGGCGTCTGTCAGGATTTCGCCCATCTGGCCATCGCCTGTTTTCGTTCTCTGGGGTTGGCTGCTCGCTATGTCAGTGGCTATCTGGAGACTCTGCCACCGCCCGGCAAACCCAAGATGGTCGGGGCGGACGCCTCACATGCCTGGCTTTCACTCTACGTCCCGGATGAGGGCTGGGTTGATTTGGATCCCACCAATAATCTCATTCCCGGAGAGATGCATATTACTGTTGCCTGGGGTCGAGATTACAGTGATGTGGCCCCGGTCAAGGGCGTGGTTACCGGAGGAGGGTTGCATACCCTGGATGTTGAGGTAGACGTGGCCCGAATGGAATAG
- a CDS encoding rhomboid family intramembrane serine protease has product MVSSKKNNALLCPNCRKLISRSVDVCPYCGLSHPGSLLKANPLIQGTTTSGALRLLLIINVVMFVLAVLIDFHPSMMSLSPFSFLSPSSRSLLVLGATGSYPLFGLHHWWSLVAASFLHGGLLHILFNMGALYQIGPMVGQEFGTGRMILIYLLSGVGGFLLSAIMGVTLTIGASASICGLIGAMLYYGKHRGGTYGSAVFSQIGGWALGLALFGFIVPGINNWGHGGGMAAGFLLAMLLGYKERTRETIYHKIFAVSCMIITGLILCWGCFNGLLYLLAAR; this is encoded by the coding sequence ATGGTTTCCTCTAAGAAAAACAACGCATTACTCTGCCCAAACTGTCGTAAGCTGATCAGCCGCTCCGTTGATGTTTGCCCCTATTGTGGCCTTTCACACCCCGGTAGTCTCTTGAAAGCCAATCCCCTTATTCAAGGGACCACCACCTCAGGGGCACTGCGCCTGCTGCTGATCATCAATGTGGTTATGTTTGTCCTGGCAGTTTTGATTGACTTCCACCCATCTATGATGTCGCTCAGTCCATTCAGCTTCCTTTCCCCTTCGAGTCGCAGCCTTCTGGTCCTGGGAGCAACGGGCAGCTATCCACTTTTTGGACTGCACCACTGGTGGAGCCTGGTGGCAGCCTCTTTTCTCCACGGCGGACTGCTCCATATTCTTTTCAATATGGGGGCCCTCTACCAGATCGGCCCCATGGTTGGCCAGGAGTTCGGCACAGGAAGGATGATTCTGATCTACCTTTTAAGCGGTGTTGGGGGTTTTCTGCTCTCCGCGATCATGGGCGTCACCCTGACCATTGGGGCTTCAGCTTCGATCTGCGGCCTGATCGGGGCCATGCTCTACTACGGAAAACACCGGGGTGGTACCTACGGGAGTGCGGTCTTCAGCCAGATTGGAGGATGGGCGCTGGGACTCGCCCTGTTTGGATTTATCGTTCCGGGGATCAATAACTGGGGACATGGCGGCGGCATGGCCGCAGGCTTTCTCCTGGCCATGCTCCTTGGTTACAAAGAACGAACCCGGGAAACCATCTACCACAAAATCTTTGCGGTGAGCTGCATGATCATCACCGGCCTGATCCTCTGCTGGGGCTGCTTCAACGGTCTGCTCTATCTTTTAGCCGCACGCTAA